One Triticum dicoccoides isolate Atlit2015 ecotype Zavitan chromosome 5B, WEW_v2.0, whole genome shotgun sequence genomic window carries:
- the LOC119306645 gene encoding uncharacterized protein LOC119306645 has translation MAMHPRVALLLTLVLLLATGDGILTVGTPSAIITRTCAAVGRPGGQLGYEYESCVGALSSDPARELAVVATSLTVANVTSTLLVVKDLVKNLGGCLRYYREMNRTLDAALGDLRAGRVEAASDKLLEANQDPDKCDLLLFEGSANKNPLGKENIYADWLSQLAYAIASLPAPKPLL, from the coding sequence ATGGCGATGCATCCTCGGGTTGCTTTACTCCTCACCCTCGTCCTCCTCCTGGCTACCGGAGACGGCATCCTCACCGTCGGCACTCCGTCCGCGATCATCACAAGGACATGCGCCGCCGTCGGCCGACCCGGCGGGCAACTGGGTTACGAGTACGAGTCCTGCGTGGGCGCGCTCTCCTCCGACCCGGCGCGTgagctcgccgtcgtggccaccagCCTCACCGTGGCCAACGTCACGTCGACGCTGCTCGTCGTCAAGGACCTCGTCAAGAACCTCGGCGGCTGCCTCCGCTACTACAGGGAGATGAACAGGACCCTGGACGCCGCGCTCGGTGACCTCCGTGCCGGGCGCGTCGAAGCGGCGTCGGACAAACTGCTGGAGGCCAACCAAGATCCCGACAAGTGCGACCTGCTCTTGTTTGAGGGGAGCGCGAACAAGAATCCATTGGGCAAGGAGAACATCTACGCCGACTGGCTGTCCCAATTGGCATATGCGATTGCTAGCTTGCCGGCGCCGAAGCCTCTGCTGTAA